From a region of the Streptomyces sp. NBC_01454 genome:
- a CDS encoding coenzyme F420-0:L-glutamate ligase, with product MSEAAVPGYRVWALPGMPEVRPGDDLVKLIAAAATADGMPHLADGDVLLVTSKIVSKAEGRVVEADDREAAIDRETVRVVARRGTLRIVQNRQGLVMAAAGVDASNTPSGTVLLLPEDPDASARALRAGLRTTLGADVGVVISDTFGRPWRNGLTDVAIGAAGVRVLDDLRGGTDAHGNPLSATVVATADELAAAGDLVKGKAAGLPVAVVRGLGHLVAEPGDGPGAGAMVRTAGDDMFRLGTSEAVREAVTGRRTVRAFTGEPVDPGAVRRAVAAALTAPAPHHTTPWRFVLLESAAAREQLLDAMRDAWTADLRADGKSAESIAKRVRRGEVLRAAPYLAVPCLVTDGAHPYPDARRSTAEREMFLVAHGAGIQNFLVALAGERLGSAWVSSTMFCKDVVREVLGLPAEWEPMGAVAIGHPAGAPRPRPPRAAEDFVVVR from the coding sequence GTGAGCGAGGCCGCCGTGCCCGGGTACCGGGTGTGGGCGCTGCCGGGAATGCCCGAGGTGCGGCCCGGCGACGATCTCGTGAAGCTGATCGCCGCGGCGGCGACCGCCGACGGCATGCCGCACCTCGCCGACGGTGATGTGCTGTTGGTGACCTCGAAGATCGTCAGCAAGGCCGAGGGCCGGGTGGTCGAGGCCGACGACCGCGAGGCGGCGATCGACCGGGAGACGGTGCGGGTGGTGGCGCGCCGCGGCACCCTGCGGATCGTGCAGAACCGGCAGGGCCTGGTGATGGCCGCGGCCGGCGTGGATGCCTCCAACACCCCCTCGGGCACGGTGCTGTTGCTGCCCGAGGACCCGGACGCCTCGGCGCGCGCGCTGCGGGCGGGGCTGCGCACCACGCTCGGTGCCGACGTCGGGGTGGTCATCAGCGACACCTTCGGGCGGCCGTGGCGCAACGGGCTCACTGATGTCGCCATCGGCGCCGCCGGTGTGCGGGTGCTGGACGATCTGCGCGGCGGCACGGATGCCCACGGCAATCCGCTCAGCGCGACGGTGGTGGCCACCGCCGACGAACTGGCCGCCGCCGGTGACCTGGTGAAGGGCAAGGCCGCCGGGCTGCCGGTCGCGGTGGTGCGCGGGCTGGGGCACCTCGTGGCCGAGCCGGGCGACGGTCCCGGGGCGGGTGCCATGGTGCGGACCGCCGGGGACGACATGTTCCGGCTGGGCACCTCGGAGGCCGTACGGGAAGCGGTGACGGGGCGGCGTACGGTCCGTGCCTTCACCGGCGAGCCGGTCGATCCGGGGGCGGTGCGGCGCGCGGTGGCGGCGGCCCTCACCGCTCCGGCGCCGCACCACACCACGCCGTGGCGGTTCGTGCTCCTGGAGTCGGCGGCCGCGCGCGAGCAGCTCCTGGACGCGATGCGGGACGCCTGGACCGCGGATCTGCGCGCGGACGGCAAGTCGGCGGAGTCCATCGCCAAGCGGGTGCGGCGCGGTGAGGTGCTGCGTGCCGCGCCGTATCTGGCCGTGCCGTGCCTGGTCACGGACGGCGCGCACCCCTACCCGGACGCACGGCGCAGCACCGCCGAACGGGAGATGTTCCTGGTCGCCCATGGCGCGGGCATCCAGAACTTCCTGGTCGCGCTGGCCGGCGAACGGCTCGGCTCCGCCTGGGTGTCGTCGACGATGTTCTGCAAGGACGTGGTCCGCGAGGTGCTCGGGCTGCCCGCGGAGTGGGAGCCGATGGGAGCGGTGGCCATCGGGCATCCGGCCGGGGCGCCCCGGCCGCGGCCGCCGCGCGCCGCCGAGGACTTCGTCGTCGTGCGCTGA
- a CDS encoding peptidoglycan recognition protein family protein: MRPFLATCLGAVCSAALALPLAAAGGAGATPAAPRPARTDDLPGSTQSLPVGALGAAAPHTPDRDTTTEPAPQELGLPARTVRPFSLLGIVWDDAAAELHGRVKVRTRASGSGDWSGWQDVQVHNDDAPDLGSAERHDSDVRGSTAPLWVGDSDAVQLRITPERSDRAAAALPGGLRLELVDPGAPPRGLRGARLDPPAPLSPEATAASAANAGFAPLGATEIPALDRAASQGDIAAVDGTRPEQTFVGPRPRIVTRAGWGADEKLREKAFTYTTTVRAAFIHHSGSGNNYSCEEAPSLIRAMYRFHVKSNHWRDIGYNFLVDKCGTVYEGRAGGVAKPVMGAHTLGFNTDSTGIAVLGTFTDTEPAQAAVDAIARLTAWKLGLYHVDPRAMVKLTSGGGNRFAKGTKVSLHVISGHRDGFTTDCPGAHLYDKLAAARGAAATLQGR; this comes from the coding sequence ATGCGCCCCTTCCTCGCGACCTGTCTCGGCGCCGTGTGCAGCGCGGCCCTCGCCCTGCCCCTCGCCGCGGCGGGCGGTGCGGGCGCCACCCCCGCCGCCCCGCGCCCGGCGCGCACCGACGACCTGCCGGGCAGCACCCAGTCCCTGCCGGTCGGCGCGCTCGGCGCCGCCGCCCCGCACACCCCCGACCGGGACACCACCACGGAGCCCGCGCCCCAGGAGCTGGGGCTGCCGGCCCGCACGGTACGGCCGTTCTCCCTGCTGGGGATCGTCTGGGACGACGCCGCGGCCGAGCTGCACGGCCGGGTGAAGGTCCGCACCCGCGCGAGCGGCAGCGGCGACTGGTCCGGCTGGCAGGACGTCCAGGTCCACAACGACGACGCCCCCGACCTCGGCTCCGCCGAGCGGCACGACAGCGACGTACGGGGCAGCACCGCGCCGTTGTGGGTCGGTGACTCCGACGCCGTCCAGCTGCGCATCACCCCCGAGCGCAGCGACCGTGCGGCGGCCGCGCTCCCCGGCGGGCTGCGGCTGGAACTCGTCGATCCCGGCGCACCGCCGCGGGGCCTGCGCGGCGCCCGCCTCGACCCGCCGGCCCCGCTCTCCCCGGAGGCCACCGCGGCCTCCGCCGCCAACGCCGGGTTCGCGCCGCTCGGCGCCACCGAGATCCCCGCCCTCGACCGGGCGGCGTCCCAGGGCGACATCGCCGCGGTGGACGGGACGCGCCCGGAACAGACCTTCGTCGGACCGCGCCCCCGGATCGTCACCCGGGCCGGCTGGGGCGCCGACGAGAAGCTGCGCGAAAAGGCCTTCACCTACACCACCACCGTGCGCGCGGCCTTCATCCACCACAGCGGCTCGGGCAACAACTACAGCTGCGAAGAGGCCCCTTCACTGATCCGCGCCATGTACCGCTTCCACGTCAAGAGCAACCACTGGCGCGACATCGGCTACAACTTCCTGGTCGACAAGTGCGGAACGGTCTACGAGGGCCGTGCGGGCGGCGTCGCCAAGCCCGTCATGGGCGCGCACACCCTCGGCTTCAACACGGACAGCACCGGAATCGCCGTCCTCGGCACCTTCACCGACACCGAGCCGGCCCAGGCGGCCGTCGATGCCATCGCCCGTCTGACGGCCTGGAAGCTCGGCCTCTACCACGTCGATCCGCGGGCCATGGTGAAGCTGACGTCCGGCGGCGGGAACCGCTTCGCCAAGGGCACGAAGGTCTCCCTGCACGTCATCTCCGGCCATCGGGACGGCTTCACCACCGACTGCCCCGGCGCCCACCTCTACGACAAGCTCGCCGCCGCCCGCGGCGCCGCTGCCACCCTGCAGGGCCGCTGA
- a CDS encoding NDP-sugar synthase has translation MTEAILLVGGKGTRLRPLTVHTPKPMVPAAGVPFLTHQLARARAAGVEHIVLATSYLAEVFEPYFGDGSALGLHLEYVTEQEPLGTGGAIRNVASRLHSGPDDPVLIFNGDILTGLDITALVDTHRTSGAEVSLHLTRVEDPRAFGLVPTDDTGRVTAFLEKPQTPEEIVTDQINAGAYVFNRSVIDTIPAGRPVSVERETFPGLLAAGAHLQGMVDSTYWLDLGTPQAFVRGSADLVLGRAPSPAVPGRRGDRLVMETAEVAGDAKLTGGTVAGPRTVIGPGARIDGSAVLEGAVIGEGAQIRDSLIGVGAHIGARTVLDGAVIGDGARVGADNELRDGIRIWCDAEIPAASVRFSSDQ, from the coding sequence GTGACTGAAGCGATCCTCCTTGTCGGCGGCAAGGGCACGCGGCTGCGTCCGCTGACGGTGCACACGCCCAAGCCCATGGTTCCGGCGGCCGGTGTGCCGTTCCTGACCCATCAGCTGGCCCGCGCCCGGGCCGCCGGCGTCGAGCACATCGTCCTCGCCACCTCCTACCTCGCCGAGGTCTTCGAGCCCTACTTCGGTGACGGATCGGCACTCGGCCTGCATCTGGAGTACGTCACCGAGCAGGAGCCGCTGGGCACCGGCGGAGCCATCCGCAACGTCGCCTCGCGACTGCACTCCGGCCCGGACGACCCGGTGCTCATCTTCAACGGCGACATCCTCACCGGACTGGACATCACCGCTCTCGTCGACACCCACCGCACCTCCGGCGCCGAGGTCTCGCTGCATCTCACCCGGGTCGAGGACCCGCGCGCCTTCGGTCTGGTCCCCACCGACGACACCGGCCGGGTCACCGCCTTCCTGGAGAAGCCGCAGACCCCCGAGGAGATCGTCACCGACCAGATCAACGCCGGGGCCTATGTCTTCAACCGGTCGGTCATCGACACCATCCCGGCCGGCCGCCCGGTCTCCGTCGAACGCGAGACCTTCCCCGGACTGCTCGCCGCCGGCGCCCACCTCCAGGGCATGGTCGACTCCACCTACTGGCTCGACCTCGGCACCCCGCAGGCCTTCGTCCGCGGCTCCGCCGACCTGGTCCTCGGCCGCGCCCCGTCCCCGGCGGTCCCCGGCCGGCGCGGTGACCGCCTGGTCATGGAGACCGCCGAGGTCGCCGGCGACGCCAAGCTCACCGGCGGCACGGTCGCCGGCCCGCGCACCGTCATCGGCCCCGGCGCCCGGATCGACGGCAGCGCGGTCCTCGAGGGCGCCGTCATCGGGGAGGGCGCCCAGATCCGGGACTCGCTGATCGGCGTAGGGGCGCACATCGGGGCCCGTACGGTCCTCGACGGTGCGGTCATCGGCGACGGCGCGCGCGTCGGCGCCGACAACGAGCTGCGCGACGGCATCCGCATCTGGTGCGACGCCGAGATCCCGGCAGCCTCGGTGCGCTTCTCCTCCGACCAGTAG
- a CDS encoding DNA-3-methyladenine glycosylase family protein → MPARTWVPPGPFDLHRTLGVLQRGPGDPAFAVRGGELWRASRTPQGPGTLRVAARAADGRVEAEAWGPGAEWLLEQLPELLGEGDDPEALTARHRIVHEARRRHPGVRLARTGLVLESLIPSVLEQKVTSDEAYRAWRLLLQRHGEPAPGPWERMRVMPEPRGWALIPSWEWHRAGVDAKRSGAILCAVRAARRMEEAARMDLAAATRRLTAIPGIGPWTAAETLQRALGAPDAITVGDLHLPKIIGYALTGRRGTTDEEMLDLLAPYEGQRHRAARLILLSGRVPPRRAPRFPVGDIARL, encoded by the coding sequence ATGCCCGCCCGCACCTGGGTCCCGCCCGGCCCGTTCGACCTGCACCGCACGCTCGGTGTGCTGCAGCGCGGTCCGGGTGACCCCGCGTTCGCGGTGCGCGGCGGCGAGCTGTGGCGCGCCTCCCGTACGCCCCAGGGCCCCGGCACCCTGCGCGTGGCGGCCCGCGCTGCCGACGGCCGGGTGGAGGCCGAGGCCTGGGGCCCGGGCGCCGAGTGGCTGCTGGAGCAGCTGCCCGAGCTGCTGGGGGAGGGCGACGACCCGGAGGCGCTGACCGCCCGGCACCGCATCGTCCATGAGGCGCGACGCCGCCACCCCGGAGTCCGGCTCGCGCGCACCGGCCTGGTCCTGGAGTCGCTGATCCCCTCGGTCCTGGAGCAGAAGGTCACCAGCGACGAGGCCTACCGCGCCTGGCGGCTGCTCCTGCAGCGGCACGGCGAGCCGGCTCCCGGCCCCTGGGAGCGCATGCGGGTGATGCCCGAGCCGCGCGGCTGGGCGCTGATCCCCTCCTGGGAGTGGCACCGCGCGGGCGTCGACGCCAAGCGCTCCGGCGCGATCCTGTGCGCGGTGCGGGCCGCCCGCCGGATGGAGGAGGCCGCGCGGATGGATCTCGCCGCGGCCACCCGCCGGCTCACGGCGATACCGGGCATCGGCCCGTGGACCGCCGCCGAGACCCTCCAGCGCGCCCTCGGCGCCCCGGACGCGATCACCGTCGGCGATCTCCATCTGCCGAAGATCATCGGCTATGCCCTCACCGGCCGCCGCGGCACCACCGACGAGGAGATGCTCGACCTCCTCGCCCCCTACGAGGGCCAGCGGCACCGCGCGGCCCGGCTGATCCTGCTGTCCGGCCGCGTCCCGCCGCGCCGCGCCCCACGCTTCCCGGTGGGGGACATCGCCCGGCTCTGA
- a CDS encoding cysteine dioxygenase has translation MNSDVQIAGDPLAIPHLLPPVPAHPATVAGFAGLARSIAADRAAWAPLVRYDTTSRWYHRLRTVPPAPGHAGQAPVGYEVWLLSWVPGQGSGRHDHGPSSGVLTVLEGELTEHAGSGRRTLTAGAQRVFAPGYVHEVVNDALTPAVSLHIYFPGLTEMPMHAAPHCTPAALETAAS, from the coding sequence ATGAACAGCGACGTCCAGATCGCCGGCGATCCGCTCGCCATCCCCCACCTGCTGCCGCCCGTCCCCGCCCACCCGGCCACCGTCGCCGGCTTCGCGGGGCTGGCCCGCTCGATCGCCGCCGACCGCGCCGCCTGGGCACCGCTGGTCCGCTACGACACCACCAGCCGCTGGTACCACCGGCTGCGCACGGTTCCCCCAGCTCCCGGCCACGCGGGGCAGGCCCCCGTGGGCTACGAGGTGTGGCTGCTGAGCTGGGTGCCGGGCCAGGGCAGCGGCCGGCACGACCACGGGCCGTCCTCCGGTGTGCTGACCGTCCTGGAAGGCGAGTTGACCGAGCACGCCGGGTCCGGGCGCCGGACGCTCACGGCCGGTGCCCAGCGGGTGTTCGCCCCCGGCTACGTCCACGAGGTCGTCAACGACGCCCTGACCCCGGCCGTCAGCCTGCACATCTACTTCCCCGGCCTGACCGAGATGCCGATGCACGCCGCACCCCACTGCACCCCCGCCGCCCTGGAGACCGCCGCGTCCTGA
- a CDS encoding WhiB family transcriptional regulator, with the protein MTELFQELLVEEADEELGWQERALCAQTDPESFFPEKGGSTREAKKVCLACEVRSECLEYALANDERFGIWGGLSERERRRLKKAAV; encoded by the coding sequence ATGACCGAGCTGTTCCAGGAATTGCTGGTCGAGGAGGCGGATGAGGAGCTCGGCTGGCAGGAGCGCGCCCTGTGCGCCCAGACCGACCCCGAGTCCTTCTTCCCGGAGAAGGGTGGCTCCACCCGCGAGGCCAAGAAGGTCTGTCTCGCCTGCGAAGTCCGGTCCGAATGCCTGGAGTACGCGCTCGCCAACGACGAGCGCTTCGGTATTTGGGGCGGCCTGTCCGAGCGCGAGCGGCGCCGGCTCAAGAAGGCCGCCGTCTGA
- a CDS encoding TIGR03089 family protein yields MNATDRTPADLLSSALAADPARPLVTFYDDATGERVELSVATFANWVAKTANYLQGDLAAAPGDRLALLLPAHWQTAVWLLACSAVGVVAEVDGDPAAADLVVAGPDRLDAARACSGERVALALRPLGGRFPQPPQGFADYAVEVPGQGDRFAPFAPVDAQEAALAVGGEELTGAGIGARALADAEAAGMPGAPRVLSGLSYDTWQGLSYGLYAPLATGGSVVLCRHLDRLGAPAAATRETSEKITFRAPLPR; encoded by the coding sequence ATGAACGCCACCGATCGCACCCCCGCCGACCTGCTGAGTTCCGCGCTCGCCGCGGACCCGGCCCGCCCGCTGGTGACCTTCTACGACGACGCCACCGGCGAACGCGTGGAACTGTCCGTCGCGACCTTCGCCAATTGGGTGGCCAAGACCGCCAACTACCTCCAGGGCGATCTGGCCGCCGCACCGGGCGACCGGCTCGCGCTGCTGCTGCCCGCCCACTGGCAGACCGCCGTGTGGCTGCTGGCCTGCTCGGCGGTGGGCGTGGTCGCGGAGGTGGACGGCGATCCGGCCGCCGCCGATCTCGTGGTGGCCGGGCCCGACCGGCTCGACGCGGCGCGCGCCTGCTCCGGGGAGCGGGTGGCGCTGGCGCTGCGGCCGCTGGGCGGGCGGTTCCCGCAGCCGCCGCAGGGTTTCGCGGACTACGCCGTCGAGGTCCCGGGCCAGGGCGACCGGTTCGCGCCGTTCGCCCCGGTGGACGCGCAGGAGGCGGCGCTGGCCGTCGGCGGGGAGGAGCTGACCGGCGCCGGTATCGGGGCGCGTGCCCTGGCCGATGCGGAGGCGGCCGGGATGCCCGGGGCGCCGCGGGTGCTGTCGGGGCTGTCGTACGACACCTGGCAGGGCCTGTCGTACGGGCTGTACGCCCCGCTGGCCACCGGCGGCTCCGTGGTGCTGTGCCGCCACCTGGACCGGCTCGGCGCACCGGCCGCGGCCACCCGCGAGACCAGCGAGAAGATCACTTTCAGGGCGCCGCTGCCCCGCTGA
- the cofD gene encoding 2-phospho-L-lactate transferase, translating into MRIVVLAGGIGGARFLRGLKAAAPDADITVIGNTGDDIHLFGLKVCPDLDTVMYTLGGGINEEQGWGRTDETFRVKEELAAYGVGPEWFGLGDRDFATHIVRTQMLSAGYPLSAVTEALCARWKPGVRLLPMSDDRIETHVAVTEPGSAEGEGERKAIHFQEYWVRLRASVPAHAVVPVGADQAKPAPGVLEAIAAADVVLFPPSNPVVSIGTILAVPGIREAIADAGVPVVGLSPIVGDAPVRGMADKVLAAVGVESTAAAVAHHYGSGLLDGWLVDSTDEGAVAEVEAAGIRCRAVPLMMTDTDATAAMVREALALAEEVRA; encoded by the coding sequence ATGCGAATCGTGGTACTGGCCGGCGGTATCGGCGGCGCCCGCTTTCTGCGGGGACTGAAGGCAGCGGCTCCGGACGCGGACATCACCGTCATCGGCAACACCGGCGACGACATCCATCTGTTCGGGCTCAAGGTGTGCCCCGACCTCGACACCGTGATGTACACCCTCGGCGGCGGCATCAACGAGGAGCAGGGCTGGGGCCGTACCGACGAAACCTTCCGGGTGAAGGAGGAGTTGGCCGCCTACGGGGTGGGGCCCGAGTGGTTCGGGCTGGGCGACCGGGACTTCGCCACCCATATCGTGCGGACCCAGATGCTGAGCGCCGGCTATCCGCTCAGCGCCGTCACCGAGGCGCTGTGCGCACGCTGGAAGCCCGGGGTGCGGCTGCTGCCGATGTCCGACGACCGGATCGAGACCCATGTCGCCGTCACCGAACCCGGCTCCGCCGAGGGAGAGGGCGAGCGCAAGGCGATCCACTTCCAGGAGTACTGGGTGCGGCTGCGCGCCTCGGTGCCCGCGCACGCCGTGGTGCCGGTCGGCGCCGACCAGGCGAAGCCCGCGCCGGGCGTGCTGGAGGCCATCGCCGCGGCGGACGTGGTGCTGTTCCCGCCGTCCAACCCGGTGGTCAGCATCGGCACGATCCTGGCGGTGCCGGGCATCCGTGAGGCCATCGCGGACGCCGGGGTGCCGGTGGTCGGTCTCTCGCCGATCGTCGGTGACGCCCCGGTGCGCGGGATGGCCGACAAGGTGCTGGCCGCGGTGGGCGTGGAGTCGACCGCGGCGGCCGTCGCCCACCACTACGGGTCCGGGCTGCTGGACGGCTGGCTGGTCGACTCCACCGACGAGGGCGCGGTGGCCGAGGTCGAGGCGGCCGGTATCCGCTGCCGGGCCGTGCCGCTGATGATGACCGATACGGACGCCACGGCCGCGATGGTGCGCGAGGCGCTGGCGCTGGCCGAGGAGGTCCGGGCGTGA